In one Bradyrhizobium cosmicum genomic region, the following are encoded:
- a CDS encoding long-chain-fatty-acid--CoA ligase — protein sequence MSADHATLLRSPAWPADEPWHLAMPEGTLYDALARAAQNRPSHPAAVFYGASLSYAELRDRVDAMAGFLQKVCGVARGDRVMIALQNSPQYVIAYYAVMRADAVIVPVNPMNKTGEIAYLAEDSGARVAITGSELSDVFAPLVGEAIAHAIVAQYRDEVPSATPYTLPSCVTEAPSEVPSSPGWHAWSSAIAQGLQPGAMAAGPDDLMILPYTSGTTGKPKACMHTHRSALFTAVLQARWYGMGADDVMTGFMPLFHVAGMQGSMNAAMVAGATLLLMARWDKDLLPDLFETYGVSFWNAAPTMIVDVLASARFRDRCFAKLKVLTGGGAAMPTAVAERLKGRFGLDFVEGYGMTETMSPTHINPMAAPKRQCLGIAVHETDARIIDPESLIELDDNVVGEIVVHGPQVLQGYWNRPQANAESFIELQGKRFLRTGDLGYRDAEGYFFAVDRLKRMINVSGFKVWPAEVEAAMYQNRAIRECCIISAPDSYRGETVKALVVLDEAARASTSPDDVVSWARGAMASYKAPRAVVFVDELPRTASNKINWRLLQDAEWGRTA from the coding sequence ATGAGCGCGGACCACGCAACACTTCTGCGATCGCCGGCCTGGCCGGCGGACGAGCCTTGGCATCTCGCGATGCCGGAGGGGACGCTGTACGACGCGCTGGCACGAGCCGCTCAAAATCGCCCCTCGCATCCGGCGGCGGTGTTTTACGGCGCAAGCTTGAGCTATGCCGAGCTGCGCGATCGCGTCGATGCCATGGCCGGGTTCCTGCAGAAGGTCTGCGGCGTCGCGCGTGGCGACCGCGTCATGATCGCGCTGCAGAACTCGCCGCAATATGTCATCGCCTATTATGCGGTGATGCGGGCGGACGCCGTGATTGTTCCCGTCAATCCCATGAACAAGACGGGCGAGATCGCATATCTCGCCGAAGACAGCGGCGCCAGGGTCGCGATAACAGGCAGCGAGCTGAGCGATGTCTTTGCGCCGCTGGTGGGCGAGGCCATCGCGCATGCCATCGTCGCGCAGTACCGCGACGAGGTGCCCAGCGCGACGCCTTATACGCTACCGTCATGCGTCACTGAAGCGCCATCGGAGGTGCCATCCTCGCCGGGCTGGCATGCCTGGTCGTCCGCGATCGCGCAAGGCTTGCAACCCGGTGCGATGGCCGCCGGTCCGGACGATCTGATGATCCTGCCCTACACGTCGGGGACGACGGGCAAGCCCAAGGCCTGCATGCATACCCACCGCAGCGCGTTGTTCACCGCGGTCCTGCAGGCGCGCTGGTATGGAATGGGCGCCGATGACGTGATGACCGGATTCATGCCACTGTTCCATGTCGCGGGCATGCAGGGCTCCATGAATGCGGCGATGGTGGCGGGCGCGACGCTGCTGTTGATGGCGCGCTGGGACAAGGATCTGCTGCCGGATCTGTTCGAGACTTACGGCGTGTCGTTCTGGAACGCGGCGCCGACCATGATCGTCGACGTGCTCGCCAGCGCGCGGTTTCGTGATCGATGCTTTGCCAAGCTGAAAGTGCTGACCGGCGGTGGCGCGGCGATGCCGACCGCGGTGGCTGAGCGGTTGAAGGGCCGGTTCGGCCTCGATTTCGTCGAGGGCTACGGCATGACCGAGACGATGTCACCGACGCACATCAATCCGATGGCCGCGCCGAAGCGCCAGTGTCTCGGCATTGCGGTGCACGAGACCGATGCGAGGATCATCGACCCCGAAAGCCTGATCGAGCTCGACGACAATGTCGTCGGCGAGATCGTGGTGCACGGGCCGCAGGTGTTGCAGGGCTATTGGAACAGGCCGCAGGCCAATGCGGAGTCCTTCATCGAGCTCCAGGGAAAGCGGTTCCTGCGTACGGGCGATCTCGGCTATCGCGATGCCGAAGGTTATTTCTTCGCGGTGGATCGCCTCAAGCGGATGATCAATGTCAGCGGCTTCAAGGTCTGGCCGGCCGAGGTGGAGGCGGCGATGTACCAGAACCGGGCGATCCGGGAATGCTGTATCATCTCGGCGCCTGACAGCTACCGCGGCGAGACGGTCAAGGCGCTGGTCGTGCTGGACGAGGCGGCGCGCGCCAGCACGTCGCCGGACGATGTCGTGAGCTGGGCGCGCGGCGCGATGGCGAGCTACAAGGCGCCGCGCGCGGTCGTCTTCGTCGACGAGCTGCCGCGGACCGCGAGCAACAAGATCAACTGGCGGCTTTTGCAGGATGCCGAATGGGGGCGAACG
- a CDS encoding aspartate aminotransferase family protein, producing the protein MSKLLRTGLNAGEAAPMAVVGGEGVYFHLSDGRKLIDGSNTGGGLGHRHPAMVEAIRNAADTPVVNEGWTWVGREQAADDLMNTAFKGEEDWVGAVRFCISGSEANDMALSLCQALTQRSALATRERAYHGITGLSRSMTVQPQWHGGLAVHAGGSKLPATMAPVRVLPAPDGAIYGAPANNTPPSEYLADAAGLLSDTAATIIDYTQGGIYYDGAYQDEVARLARQAGSYWIADEVVTGAGRAGRWFAFQGAQSRPDIVTLGKSLGGGAAAVAAVVVSKDIVERLKGSSWQNYGTLRGHPISMAAVSAYLKVVSEEKILEHVKSLEKLFTRRLLAIAQKHPSVQRVAGQGLHWTVELHGPDWRNWHADTTEVPIASRVAARALEAGAVIGTSGEQTSLFLAPPLVISEHEAEWLLDALDHGLDIADEEHG; encoded by the coding sequence ATGAGCAAATTGTTGCGAACTGGACTGAACGCGGGCGAGGCCGCGCCGATGGCCGTCGTCGGCGGCGAAGGCGTCTACTTCCACTTGTCGGACGGCCGCAAGCTGATTGACGGCAGCAACACCGGCGGCGGTCTTGGCCATCGCCATCCCGCGATGGTGGAAGCGATCCGCAATGCGGCGGACACGCCCGTCGTGAACGAGGGCTGGACCTGGGTCGGCCGGGAGCAGGCTGCTGACGATCTGATGAACACCGCCTTCAAGGGCGAGGAAGATTGGGTCGGCGCGGTGCGCTTCTGCATCAGCGGCAGCGAGGCCAACGATATGGCGCTGTCGCTGTGCCAGGCACTGACGCAGCGCTCGGCGCTGGCGACGCGCGAGCGCGCCTATCACGGCATCACCGGCCTGTCGCGCAGCATGACGGTGCAACCGCAATGGCACGGCGGCCTCGCGGTGCATGCCGGCGGCTCGAAGCTGCCGGCGACGATGGCACCGGTGCGGGTCCTGCCGGCGCCCGACGGCGCGATCTATGGCGCGCCGGCCAACAACACCCCGCCGAGCGAATATCTCGCGGATGCCGCTGGCCTGCTCTCGGATACCGCGGCAACGATCATCGACTACACGCAGGGCGGCATCTATTACGACGGCGCTTATCAGGATGAGGTGGCGCGTCTTGCGCGGCAGGCCGGCTCTTACTGGATCGCCGACGAGGTCGTCACCGGCGCAGGGCGAGCGGGGCGCTGGTTCGCATTCCAGGGCGCCCAGAGCCGCCCCGATATCGTGACGCTCGGCAAATCGCTCGGCGGCGGTGCCGCCGCGGTTGCCGCGGTCGTGGTATCGAAGGACATCGTCGAGCGGCTCAAGGGCTCGAGCTGGCAGAATTACGGCACGCTGCGTGGCCATCCGATCAGCATGGCCGCCGTCAGCGCCTATCTGAAGGTCGTCAGCGAGGAGAAAATCCTGGAGCACGTGAAGAGCCTCGAAAAGCTGTTCACCCGCCGCCTGCTCGCGATCGCGCAGAAACATCCGAGCGTGCAGCGTGTGGCCGGGCAGGGGTTGCACTGGACAGTGGAGCTGCATGGCCCGGACTGGCGCAACTGGCATGCCGACACCACCGAAGTGCCGATCGCCTCGCGCGTGGCTGCGCGGGCACTCGAGGCTGGCGCCGTCATCGGCACCAGCGGCGAGCAGACCTCGCTGTTCCTGGCGCCGCCGCTGGTGATCTCCGAGCATGAGGCCGAGTGGCTGCTGGATGCGCTCGACCACGGCCTCGATATCGCCGACGAGGAGCACGGATGA
- a CDS encoding hydantoinase B/oxoprolinase family protein has translation MKLDPFVVEVIRHGLSAAAEEMSLVMTRSARSPLLREAGDLSSAITDGHGGLVGQGRDIPIHLGAMAYTIPELLKVIPRDSLNDGDVLIYNVGALGGNHLNDVKVVRPVFVDGEIVAFAISLAHWPDIGGTWPGSYFAKAIDTFQEAMRIPPVLIATAAGVNTPIVQLLKANVRDPESCEGDLLAQIAATKAGEKRLVELCREHGKAVFTATQSRLHDLSEIEMREAIRDLPDGFYEGEDHLDDGSADNAPARIHVKITIAGDEATFDLSGSCDRVSNFCNTTPFMARSAVAYAARIMSGRDMHQNAGALRPLTIITRPGSILEPGWNASVAAGNHETSMRIVDAIFRAMQHTIPERLSAGGATTAGVLFFAEPRPNGSWKMLYEVHGGGEGARHNRAGMSATRVHLSNTSNTPVEVIEASYAIRLEQQAIRWNSGGAGAHRGGDGSVRTYRILAPSMHLTTCIERMVIAPFGMQGGESGKACRISLVRQGENVAIDGKSNLVLQQDDLVTIEMCGGGGYGAAAAE, from the coding sequence ATGAAGCTCGATCCGTTTGTCGTCGAGGTCATCAGGCACGGCCTCTCGGCCGCCGCCGAGGAAATGAGCCTGGTGATGACGCGCTCGGCGCGCTCGCCACTGCTGCGTGAAGCCGGCGATCTGTCGTCCGCAATCACCGACGGCCATGGCGGCCTGGTCGGGCAGGGCCGCGATATCCCGATCCATCTCGGCGCGATGGCCTATACCATCCCCGAACTGCTGAAGGTCATCCCGCGCGACAGCCTGAATGACGGCGATGTGCTGATCTACAATGTCGGCGCGCTCGGCGGCAATCACCTCAACGACGTCAAGGTCGTGCGGCCCGTCTTCGTCGACGGCGAGATCGTGGCCTTCGCCATCAGCCTGGCGCACTGGCCCGACATCGGCGGCACCTGGCCCGGCAGCTATTTTGCCAAGGCCATCGACACGTTCCAGGAAGCGATGCGGATTCCGCCGGTGCTGATTGCGACCGCGGCCGGCGTCAATACGCCGATCGTGCAGCTGCTCAAGGCCAACGTCCGCGACCCCGAATCCTGCGAGGGCGATCTGCTCGCCCAGATCGCGGCGACCAAGGCCGGCGAGAAGCGCCTCGTCGAGCTCTGCCGCGAGCACGGCAAGGCCGTCTTCACAGCGACGCAGTCGCGCCTGCACGATCTCTCCGAGATCGAGATGCGTGAGGCGATCCGCGACTTGCCGGATGGCTTCTATGAAGGCGAGGATCATCTCGACGATGGCAGCGCCGACAATGCGCCCGCGCGTATCCATGTGAAAATCACCATAGCGGGAGACGAGGCGACGTTCGACCTCTCCGGGAGCTGCGATCGCGTTTCCAATTTCTGCAACACGACGCCGTTCATGGCGCGCTCGGCGGTCGCCTACGCCGCGCGCATCATGAGCGGTCGCGACATGCACCAGAATGCCGGCGCGCTGCGGCCGCTCACCATCATCACGCGTCCGGGCTCGATCCTGGAGCCGGGCTGGAATGCCTCTGTTGCCGCCGGCAACCACGAGACCTCGATGCGCATCGTCGATGCGATCTTCCGTGCCATGCAGCACACGATCCCCGAGCGGCTTTCGGCTGGCGGGGCGACCACGGCGGGCGTTCTGTTCTTTGCTGAGCCGCGTCCAAACGGCTCATGGAAGATGCTCTACGAGGTCCACGGCGGCGGCGAGGGCGCCCGGCACAATCGCGCCGGCATGTCGGCGACCCGGGTGCATCTGTCCAACACGTCCAACACGCCGGTCGAGGTCATCGAGGCGAGCTACGCGATCCGCCTCGAGCAGCAGGCCATTCGCTGGAACTCGGGCGGTGCGGGCGCTCATCGTGGCGGTGACGGCTCCGTTCGCACCTATCGCATCCTCGCACCCTCGATGCACCTGACCACCTGCATCGAACGGATGGTGATTGCGCCCTTCGGCATGCAGGGCGGCGAGTCAGGGAAGGCTTGCCGCATCTCGCTGGTCCGGCAAGGCGAGAACGTCGCCATCGACGGCAAATCGAACCTGGTGTTGCAGCAAGACGATCTCGTCACGATCGAGATGTGCGGCGGCGGCGGCTACGGCGCCGCGGCGGCAGAGTGA
- a CDS encoding hydantoinase/oxoprolinase family protein: MNDFDSHWEVGTDIGGTFTDIIAIRRDSSEARIAKVPSRPDAPVQAMLEAIEAVGLRKSEVKRFVHGTTRVTNAIVENRLPKVALVATEGFADVLEIARYRRRDLYRLDVPPKSPPLVPPERCFGLAERLDHEGNVLKALDETEIERLVAWLKETGVQSVAVALLHAYANPVHEKMLGERLKDVVSHVSLSHEVNPEAREYERTSATVFNAAAMPIAVEYLSELEQRLPIGPGLQVFHSAGAMIPISAVKRRPLVMAMSGPAAGVSASVSIARQLGTSRMLTFDMGGTTTDVCLIVDGQAEMTDGRMLGDKPLRQPMLAVHSIGAGGGSIVRNGPGGLTVGPESAGSEPGPACYGRGGTEPTITDANAVLGYLNPETKLGDRIGIDVEAAKRVIAPIARALDLSLTETALGIIKVANATMARALRRVTVERGIDGRDCALLAFGGGGPMHAAGLADLYGIAEVVVPSASSAFSALGCLTADFSFLQQQTLRAALDGIDLVRTSERIGTLIDDASAPLIANGVAQAEIQVELVALMRYAAQNDAIPVSFTLPLDVARLKTDFLTRHHELFGYATGEPCVIESVRVQARRPSTTTVSRPATAARAVSTGKRICSFDGLHEIETAIIDRAALTDIVSGPAIIEDAWSTVVVPPGWQAKPDISGNLFLTRRAA, translated from the coding sequence ATGAATGATTTCGACAGTCACTGGGAAGTCGGCACCGATATCGGTGGCACCTTCACCGATATCATCGCGATCCGGCGCGATTCCAGCGAAGCGCGGATCGCGAAAGTCCCGTCGCGCCCCGACGCGCCGGTTCAGGCGATGCTCGAGGCGATCGAGGCGGTGGGCCTGCGCAAGAGCGAGGTGAAGCGTTTCGTCCACGGCACCACGCGCGTGACCAACGCCATCGTCGAGAACCGGCTGCCGAAGGTGGCGCTGGTTGCGACCGAAGGCTTTGCCGATGTGCTGGAGATCGCGCGCTATCGCCGCCGCGATCTCTACCGTCTCGATGTCCCGCCGAAATCACCGCCGCTGGTGCCGCCCGAACGATGTTTTGGACTCGCCGAACGCCTCGACCACGAAGGGAATGTGCTGAAGGCGCTGGATGAAACGGAGATCGAGCGGCTGGTGGCGTGGCTGAAAGAGACTGGCGTGCAGAGCGTCGCCGTCGCTCTGCTGCACGCCTATGCCAATCCCGTCCACGAGAAAATGCTGGGCGAGCGCCTCAAGGACGTCGTCTCCCATGTGTCGTTGTCGCATGAGGTCAATCCGGAGGCACGCGAATACGAGCGAACCTCGGCCACCGTGTTCAACGCAGCCGCAATGCCGATCGCGGTGGAATATCTCAGCGAGCTGGAACAGCGCCTGCCGATCGGGCCAGGCCTGCAGGTGTTTCATTCGGCCGGCGCCATGATCCCGATCTCGGCGGTGAAGCGGCGGCCATTGGTGATGGCGATGTCGGGCCCGGCCGCCGGTGTCTCGGCCTCCGTCAGCATCGCGCGCCAGCTTGGCACCTCGCGCATGCTGACCTTCGACATGGGCGGCACTACGACCGACGTCTGCCTGATCGTCGACGGCCAGGCCGAGATGACCGACGGCCGCATGCTCGGCGACAAGCCGCTGCGCCAGCCCATGCTTGCGGTTCATTCGATCGGGGCGGGCGGCGGATCGATCGTGCGCAACGGTCCCGGCGGCCTGACGGTCGGCCCGGAGAGCGCCGGTTCCGAACCGGGGCCGGCCTGCTACGGCCGCGGCGGCACCGAACCCACGATCACCGACGCCAATGCCGTGCTCGGCTATCTCAATCCCGAAACGAAACTCGGCGACCGCATCGGCATCGACGTCGAGGCCGCCAAGCGCGTCATCGCGCCGATCGCGCGCGCTCTTGACCTCAGCCTCACCGAAACGGCGCTCGGCATTATCAAGGTCGCGAACGCTACGATGGCCCGCGCGCTCCGCCGCGTCACGGTCGAGCGCGGCATCGACGGACGCGATTGCGCGCTGCTCGCCTTCGGCGGCGGTGGTCCGATGCATGCGGCGGGTCTTGCCGATCTCTACGGGATCGCCGAGGTCGTCGTGCCGAGCGCATCGAGCGCGTTTTCGGCGCTGGGCTGTCTCACCGCCGATTTCAGCTTCCTGCAGCAGCAGACCTTGCGCGCCGCCCTCGACGGCATCGACCTTGTGCGCACCTCGGAGCGGATCGGGACGCTGATCGACGATGCATCGGCGCCACTGATCGCCAACGGCGTTGCGCAGGCGGAGATCCAGGTCGAGCTGGTCGCCTTGATGCGCTACGCGGCGCAGAACGACGCCATTCCGGTGTCATTCACGCTGCCGCTCGATGTTGCCAGGCTGAAGACGGATTTCCTGACGCGGCATCACGAGCTGTTCGGCTACGCGACGGGCGAGCCCTGCGTCATCGAATCCGTGCGGGTGCAAGCGCGCCGCCCCTCGACGACGACAGTGAGCCGTCCGGCGACGGCGGCGCGGGCCGTGTCCACCGGCAAGCGCATTTGCTCGTTCGACGGCTTGCATGAGATCGAAACCGCGATCATCGACCGCGCCGCGCTGACCGACATCGTCAGCGGCCCCGCGATCATCGAGGACGCCTGGTCGACCGTGGTGGTGCCGCCGGGCTGGCAGGCGAAGCCCGATATATCAGGCAATCTGTTCCTGACCCGGAGGGCGGCATGA
- a CDS encoding PLP-dependent aminotransferase family protein has translation MDNSRHPSKRVSLAGIHIDRTSTVPLHLQIAAHIRDGILRGVFPAGTQFLGSREIARELGCSRTVVLTAWDLLYAEGYLVSTPRGSVMVASVAAPHAQPPSTASPATRPARMSERWRSLLGLDYETNWPSAFAPGAPDISTFPFKDWSRLLRQAWQNPKEQECLDLPPEGHPRLRAEIANFLGSVRGLVCSPDEVVVTSGTSGALDFCSRMILDPGDEVWVEEPGFIEARWALTAAGAKLVPIPVDDKGLVVSEGIRRAPRAKLIVVTPSHQYPLGVSMGLERRLELLDWANKNDVRVIEDDYNSEFRHQDSMIASLRSLDREGRVIYFGTFSKIMMPNLRLGYLVANRHFIEGFSRGRARIDVHTSGIGQLALAEFMREGHLLRHLRGMRRVYASRRKALIDAIVALMPDDLTVSSAVTGLHLVALFTEAMQARMSDREAAASLKQAGIHVQPLSQNFLEQPTRQGLVFGYGRLHVEDAAPLLARIAVCIGSGPRNAPPSPVKSSLTVRTIKRS, from the coding sequence ATGGACAACAGCCGTCACCCGAGCAAGCGCGTGTCCCTTGCCGGCATCCATATTGACCGGACGTCGACTGTGCCGCTGCATCTGCAGATCGCGGCCCACATCCGCGACGGCATCCTGCGCGGCGTCTTTCCGGCCGGAACGCAATTCCTGGGATCGCGCGAGATCGCGCGGGAATTGGGCTGTTCACGCACGGTGGTGCTGACCGCGTGGGATCTGCTCTACGCCGAGGGCTACCTCGTATCAACGCCGCGCGGCAGCGTCATGGTCGCCTCCGTCGCGGCCCCGCATGCGCAACCTCCGTCCACCGCGTCGCCTGCGACCCGGCCCGCCCGGATGTCGGAGCGCTGGCGATCGCTGCTTGGATTGGACTACGAGACCAACTGGCCGTCGGCGTTCGCGCCCGGAGCGCCCGATATCTCGACTTTCCCGTTCAAGGACTGGTCGCGCCTGCTGCGTCAGGCCTGGCAGAATCCGAAGGAGCAGGAGTGCCTCGATCTTCCGCCCGAAGGCCATCCGCGTCTGCGAGCAGAGATCGCGAACTTCCTCGGCTCGGTGCGCGGGCTGGTCTGCTCTCCGGACGAAGTCGTCGTCACTTCAGGTACATCAGGCGCGCTGGATTTTTGCAGCCGGATGATCCTCGATCCCGGCGACGAGGTCTGGGTCGAGGAGCCCGGCTTCATCGAGGCGCGCTGGGCGCTCACGGCGGCGGGTGCGAAGCTGGTGCCGATTCCGGTCGATGACAAGGGTCTCGTCGTCTCCGAGGGAATCCGCCGCGCACCGCGCGCGAAGCTGATTGTCGTCACGCCGTCGCACCAATATCCGCTCGGCGTCAGCATGGGGCTGGAGCGGCGGCTCGAGCTGCTCGACTGGGCCAACAAGAATGACGTCCGGGTCATCGAGGACGATTACAATTCGGAGTTCAGGCATCAGGACAGCATGATTGCGTCGCTCCGCTCGCTCGATCGCGAGGGGCGGGTGATCTATTTCGGCACCTTCTCGAAGATCATGATGCCGAACCTGCGGCTCGGCTACCTCGTGGCCAACAGGCATTTCATCGAAGGGTTTTCCAGGGGCCGGGCACGGATTGACGTGCACACCTCCGGCATCGGCCAGCTCGCGCTCGCCGAGTTCATGCGGGAAGGACATTTGTTGCGGCATCTGCGCGGAATGCGACGGGTCTATGCCAGCAGGCGGAAGGCGCTGATCGATGCCATCGTGGCGCTGATGCCGGACGATCTGACCGTGTCCTCCGCCGTCACCGGACTGCATCTGGTGGCGCTGTTCACCGAGGCGATGCAGGCGCGGATGAGCGACCGCGAAGCGGCAGCAAGCCTGAAGCAGGCGGGTATCCACGTGCAGCCTTTGTCACAGAATTTTCTGGAGCAGCCGACGCGGCAGGGATTGGTGTTCGGCTACGGGCGGCTGCATGTCGAAGATGCTGCGCCGCTGCTTGCAAGAATCGCGGTCTGCATCGGCAGCGGCCCCCGCAATGCGCCACCCAGCCCGGTGAAATCCTCGCTTACTGTTCGTACAATAAAGAGAAGCTGA
- the hydA gene encoding dihydropyrimidinase, with the protein METSVTQLDLAIRGGTIVTASDEFRADIGIRDGRIVSIADHLEGAAREIDATGLLALPGGIDSHVHISQPSGPDVVMADDFASATRAAAAGGNTMVLPFALQEKGTSLRTCVENYRKLAEGECYIDTAFHLIISDPTAVVLGQELPALVKDGYTSFKVFMTYDDLVLSDKQLLEVFDVARREEALVMVHCEGYDAIRFLTSKLEREGHIAPYYHGTSRPQAVEREATHRAISHAEVIGVPIMIVHVSGREAMEQVRWAQQRGLPVHAETCPQYITLTADDMKGLNMDITGAKYVCSPPPRDAESQQAIWEGITTGVFQTFSSDHCPFRYDDPKGKLTPNSRTSFRWVPNGIPGVETRLPILFSEGVSKGRISLQKFVELTATNHARIYGLYPRKGSIGVGFDADIALWDPKLTKKIQQTDLHHGSDYTPWEGFDVTGWPVTTIARGRVVYEQGRIVGDKGAGEVLSRGKSSLV; encoded by the coding sequence ATGGAGACTTCTGTGACGCAGCTCGATCTCGCCATTCGCGGCGGCACCATCGTGACGGCCAGCGACGAGTTCCGCGCCGATATCGGCATTCGCGACGGCCGGATCGTCAGCATCGCCGACCATCTCGAGGGAGCGGCGCGCGAGATCGATGCGACGGGCCTGCTCGCGCTGCCGGGCGGCATCGACAGCCACGTCCACATCTCGCAGCCGTCAGGGCCCGATGTGGTCATGGCCGACGACTTTGCCTCGGCGACGCGCGCGGCTGCTGCAGGCGGCAACACCATGGTGCTGCCCTTCGCGCTCCAGGAGAAGGGAACGTCGCTCCGGACCTGCGTCGAGAACTACCGCAAGCTCGCCGAGGGCGAGTGCTACATCGACACCGCCTTCCACCTCATCATCTCCGATCCGACCGCGGTCGTGCTCGGGCAGGAGCTGCCGGCGCTGGTGAAGGACGGCTACACCTCGTTCAAGGTGTTCATGACCTATGACGACCTCGTGCTCAGCGACAAGCAGCTGCTCGAGGTGTTCGACGTAGCGCGCCGCGAGGAGGCGCTGGTGATGGTCCATTGCGAGGGCTACGATGCGATCCGCTTCCTGACCAGCAAGCTGGAGCGCGAGGGCCATATCGCGCCCTACTACCACGGCACCTCGCGGCCCCAGGCCGTCGAGCGCGAGGCGACGCATCGCGCCATCAGCCATGCCGAGGTGATCGGCGTTCCCATCATGATCGTTCACGTCTCCGGGCGCGAGGCCATGGAGCAGGTGCGATGGGCGCAACAGCGCGGATTGCCGGTGCATGCGGAGACCTGCCCGCAATACATCACGCTGACGGCCGACGACATGAAGGGCCTCAACATGGACATCACGGGCGCGAAATATGTCTGTTCGCCGCCGCCGCGCGATGCCGAGAGCCAGCAGGCGATCTGGGAAGGCATCACGACAGGTGTGTTCCAGACCTTCTCGTCCGATCACTGCCCGTTCCGCTACGACGATCCCAAGGGCAAGCTGACGCCGAATTCGCGCACCTCGTTCCGCTGGGTGCCGAACGGCATTCCCGGCGTCGAGACCCGGCTGCCGATCCTGTTCTCGGAAGGCGTGTCGAAGGGACGGATCAGCTTGCAGAAATTCGTCGAACTGACCGCGACCAATCATGCGCGCATCTACGGTCTCTATCCGCGCAAGGGCTCGATCGGCGTCGGCTTCGATGCCGATATCGCGTTGTGGGACCCGAAGCTGACGAAGAAGATCCAGCAGACCGATCTGCACCACGGCTCAGACTACACGCCCTGGGAAGGCTTCGACGTCACCGGCTGGCCCGTCACCACCATCGCGCGCGGCCGTGTGGTATACGAGCAGGGCAGGATCGTCGGCGACAAGGGCGCGGGCGAGGTGCTGAGCCGCGGCAAGTCGAGCCTGGTGTGA
- a CDS encoding aspartate/glutamate racemase family protein has protein sequence MAMRRRLGMITPSSNSVLEPVTSAMLHGVVDVTAHFSRFRVTEIALDAAALNQFDASVMLPAADLLADAKVDAIAWNGTSASWLGIGRDRSLCEAITARNGIPATTSTLACIEAARALGARRVGLVSPYTDDVQRRIGDVWAEEGIAPHAERHLGLRDNFSFGEVAPATIADMIRAVAADGADAVVILCTNLDGAALAASLERELNVAVLDSVAVTLWRTLELAGGDIAALAQWGRIFQTSAVIK, from the coding sequence ATGGCCATGCGCAGACGCCTCGGCATGATCACGCCGTCCTCCAACTCGGTGCTCGAGCCCGTCACCAGCGCCATGCTGCATGGCGTGGTCGATGTCACGGCGCACTTCTCGCGCTTCCGCGTCACCGAGATCGCGCTGGATGCCGCTGCGCTGAACCAGTTCGACGCCTCGGTGATGCTGCCGGCGGCCGATCTGCTGGCGGATGCCAAGGTCGACGCCATCGCTTGGAACGGTACCTCCGCGAGCTGGCTTGGCATCGGCCGCGACAGGAGCTTGTGCGAGGCGATCACGGCGCGCAACGGCATCCCCGCGACGACATCGACGCTCGCCTGCATCGAGGCGGCCCGCGCGCTCGGGGCCCGGCGCGTCGGCCTGGTCTCGCCCTATACCGACGACGTGCAGCGGCGGATCGGCGATGTCTGGGCCGAGGAGGGCATCGCGCCGCATGCCGAGCGGCACCTGGGCCTGCGGGACAATTTCTCCTTCGGCGAGGTCGCGCCTGCGACGATCGCGGACATGATCCGCGCCGTGGCAGCCGACGGCGCCGACGCCGTCGTCATCCTCTGCACCAATCTCGACGGCGCGGCGCTTGCGGCCTCGCTCGAACGGGAATTGAATGTCGCGGTGCTCGACTCGGTCGCGGTCACACTGTGGCGGACGCTGGAGCTTGCCGGCGGCGACATCGCGGCCCTTGCGCAGTGGGGCCGGATCTTCCAGACATCGGCGGTCATCAAGTGA